Genomic DNA from Paracoccus aminophilus JCM 7686:
CAAGATCGTCGCGGACGGGACGCAAGAGCTTGGCCTGTCGGGCGGTGATTTCTTCCGCGCGATTTGGGTCAATGAAGTCGTCATCAACTCGATCGAGATCCGTCCGATGGGCATCCATTCGTTCGAATTCGACGAGGCCGGTGAAATCACCATGACCTTCATCGCGATCAAGCCCGGCACCTATGAGCTGTCGATCCCGCGCTCGACCGGCGAGTCGCAAAAGGCCACCTTCACCATCCGCTAATAGCGGCGTGCCAACACCGGAGGCGCTTCCGCCTCCGGTCCTGATCATCGACGGGATATCATGAACAGCCCTGCGCTTGAGATCGACAATGTCAGCCATAATTTCGGCAAGGTGAAGGCGCTGGACGATGTTTCTCTGACCGTGCCGCGCGGCAGTTTCACCGCGCTGCTCGGCGTGAACGGCGCGGGCAAGACCACGCTGTTTTCGCTGATTACGCGACTTTACACCAATAGTTCAGGCGTGATCCGGGTCGCGGGCCATGATTTGCGCCGTGATCCCGCGCAGGCTTTGGCCCGGCTGGGCGTGGTCTTTCAGTCGCGCGCGCTCGATACCGATCTGACCGTGCGCCAGAACCTCGAATACCACGCCAGCCTGCATGGGATTTCTCGCCGCATGGCCCGCGAGCGCATAGCGCAGGTGCTCGATCTGGTCGATCTGGCCGATCGCCGCGATGTCCGGGTTTCGGCGCTGTCGGGGGGCCAAAGCCGCCGGGCCGAGATTGCGCGCGCGCTGATCAACCGCCCCGAGCTTTTGCTTCTCGACGAAGCGACGGTCGGGCTGGATGTGAAATCCCGGGCCGAGGTGCTTGCGCTCACCCGCCGCCTGATCGCCGAGGAAAACGTCTCCGCGCTGTGGGCCACGCATATCATGGACGAGATCGCGCCAAGCGACGGGCTGGTGATCTTGCATCAGGGGCGGGTCCTGCGTCGCGGTCTGGCTGGCGAGATCGAGGCCGGTGGAGATCTGACGACGACATTCCTTGAACTGACGGGGCAAAGCGCATGAATGTCCGCCGCTTTCCCGCCCGCGCTTGGGCGACCGCTTTTCTGGGCATCACCAAGCGCGAGACCCTGCGCTTCATCAACCAGCGCGGCCGCTTCCTTGCCGCGCTGGTCCGGCCTCTGGTCTGGCTTTTCATCTTCGCGGCGGGATTTCGCGCCGTGCTGGGTCTCTCGATCACGCCGCCCTATCAGACCTATGTGCTCTATGAGGTCTATGTCACGCCCGGTCTGGTCGGGATGATCCAGCTCTTCAACGGGATGCAAAGCTCGCTTTCTATGGTCTATGACCGCGAGACCGGCGCGATGCGCACCCTGCTGGTCAGCCCGTTCCCGCGCTGGTTCCTGCTGGGCTCAAAACTGGTCGCCGGGGTGCTGGTTTCTCTGCTGCAAGCCTATGCCTTTCTGGCGATTGCGTGGCTCTGGGGCATCCATGTGCCGCTGTGGGGCTATGTTACGGTTCTGCCCGCGCTGTTTTTGTCGGGGCTGATGCTGGGGGCGATGGGGCTCTTTCTGTCGTCGGGCATCCGGCAGCTTGAAAACTTCGCGGGGGTGATGAATTTCGTCATCTTCCCGATGTTTTTCGCCTCGACCGCGCTTTATCCGCTCTGGCGAATGAAAGAGGCCTCGGTGCTGCTTTACCGCATCTGCGCGCTGAACCCGTTCAGCCATGCGGTGGAACTGATCCGCTTTGCGCTTTACGGACAGGTGAATTTCCTGTCCCTTGCTGTGGTGCTGGGCTGTCTTGCAGCTTTCTTTCTGGGTGCGGTCTGGATGTATGATCCATCCAAGGGGCTCTGGG
This window encodes:
- a CDS encoding ABC transporter ATP-binding protein is translated as MNSPALEIDNVSHNFGKVKALDDVSLTVPRGSFTALLGVNGAGKTTLFSLITRLYTNSSGVIRVAGHDLRRDPAQALARLGVVFQSRALDTDLTVRQNLEYHASLHGISRRMARERIAQVLDLVDLADRRDVRVSALSGGQSRRAEIARALINRPELLLLDEATVGLDVKSRAEVLALTRRLIAEENVSALWATHIMDEIAPSDGLVILHQGRVLRRGLAGEIEAGGDLTTTFLELTGQSA
- a CDS encoding ABC transporter permease codes for the protein MNVRRFPARAWATAFLGITKRETLRFINQRGRFLAALVRPLVWLFIFAAGFRAVLGLSITPPYQTYVLYEVYVTPGLVGMIQLFNGMQSSLSMVYDRETGAMRTLLVSPFPRWFLLGSKLVAGVLVSLLQAYAFLAIAWLWGIHVPLWGYVTVLPALFLSGLMLGAMGLFLSSGIRQLENFAGVMNFVIFPMFFASTALYPLWRMKEASVLLYRICALNPFSHAVELIRFALYGQVNFLSLAVVLGCLAAFFLGAVWMYDPSKGLWARRKGGI